A DNA window from Campylobacter concisus contains the following coding sequences:
- a CDS encoding replication initiation protein, with the protein MREMVQYSNDFNFLPMPKLTEREMDMVVKILSKLADDRSVKIDIYEFFSDLRNEKESTNKMLEMFKGLSDKILNYNIKYTTATKAYAFVCFEKLVFDYKTNTIEITAQQDFYELITNYQLGFTRFELLEFINISSKYAKTLYRLLKQFRNSGVVTLFRNRWDDFCEIMQIPSEYAQGKIDERILKPCIKELSGERDLFNNNRNIFENLTYKKIKDPNGRGRGGKVIGIEFYFTPEKDRSELSEKIKDLKSLKKHTEPEPEEAPKVNPLTGEIVTELTPYFGRHFSMKNKFDGGYDSCKLQDVWKGDDDKIHAKAINQENNKIFDLKFESLQHMINSLKFI; encoded by the coding sequence ATGCGTGAAATGGTTCAATATTCTAACGATTTTAACTTTTTACCCATGCCAAAACTAACTGAGCGAGAGATGGATATGGTTGTTAAGATCTTATCTAAACTAGCAGATGATAGAAGCGTTAAGATCGATATATATGAATTTTTTAGTGACTTACGTAATGAAAAAGAAAGCACTAATAAGATGCTTGAAATGTTTAAAGGGCTATCTGACAAAATACTAAATTATAATATCAAATATACAACAGCAACAAAAGCTTATGCCTTTGTATGCTTTGAAAAGCTTGTTTTTGATTACAAAACAAATACCATAGAAATTACAGCACAACAAGACTTTTATGAACTCATAACAAATTATCAGCTTGGTTTTACGCGTTTTGAACTACTAGAATTCATCAATATTAGCTCGAAGTATGCAAAAACTCTTTATCGGCTTTTAAAACAATTTAGGAATAGCGGAGTAGTAACACTTTTTAGAAATAGATGGGATGATTTTTGCGAAATAATGCAGATACCTAGTGAGTATGCCCAAGGTAAAATTGATGAAAGAATTTTAAAGCCTTGCATTAAAGAGTTATCGGGAGAGCGTGATCTTTTTAATAACAATCGAAATATTTTTGAAAATTTAACTTATAAAAAAATCAAGGATCCTAACGGACGTGGTCGTGGTGGCAAGGTTATAGGCATCGAATTTTATTTTACGCCTGAGAAAGATCGAAGCGAGCTTAGTGAGAAAATTAAAGATTTAAAAAGTTTAAAAAAACATACCGAACCAGAGCCAGAGGAAGCTCCAAAAGTAAATCCTTTGACTGGTGAGATTGTTACAGAGCTAACTCCTTATTTTGGCAGGCATTTCAGCATGAAAAATAAATTTGATGGTGGATATGACTCGTGCAAGTTACAAGATGTTTGGAAAGGTGATGATGATAAAATTCATGCGAAAGCGATCAATCAAGAAAATAATAAAATTTTTGACTTAAAATTTGAAAGCTTGCAGCACATGATCAACTCATTAAAATTTATATAG